The following are from one region of the Nostoc cf. commune SO-36 genome:
- a CDS encoding peptide ligase PGM1-related protein yields the protein MATLNISELEQVEKFRHLQLTLRDRWKTSELFDNSEADILIIPSVSLDQRELKKIEGFEHYEERLLFSLIRLRNPRTRLIYVTSVPLHPSIIDYYLQLLPGIPFSHARNRLLLLSTYDSSLKSLSQKILERPRLLERIHQSLRLDKSFMICYNSSRWEGELSLKLGVPLYAAAPNLQIWGTKSGSRQIFKEGGVPHPDGSEKIWNHQDLAEATVDLWERQPTLQRVVIKLNEGISGEGNALLDLRPIENLAPSKGTHAERVTAISDRFSTMRFQAKQETWENFSGRIPELGAITEAFVEGEIKRSPSVQGRITPAGEVEILSTHDQILGGPDGQIYLGCRFPADERYRLQLQQLGIQVGRKLAEKGTLERFGVDFIAVDKGNGEWDIQAIEINLRKGGTTHPFMTLKLLTNGRYDLSTGLFYSQQGRPKYYIATDNLQKERYQGLLPNDLMDVIAHHRLHFDSCTETGTVFHLMGCLSQFGKLGLTSIGDSPQQAQDIYNKVVKVLDEETRSENHDFSAFSDYSFPVVWDEYS from the coding sequence ATGGCAACACTAAATATTTCCGAGTTAGAACAGGTTGAGAAGTTTCGCCACTTACAATTAACCCTGCGCGATCGCTGGAAAACGAGCGAGCTATTTGACAATAGTGAAGCAGATATTTTAATTATTCCTTCTGTGAGTCTCGACCAGCGAGAACTCAAAAAGATCGAAGGTTTTGAGCATTATGAAGAAAGATTACTATTTTCCTTAATTCGGTTGCGGAATCCTCGGACTCGGCTGATTTATGTAACATCAGTACCGCTACATCCTAGTATCATTGATTATTATCTGCAACTGTTGCCAGGAATTCCTTTTTCTCATGCTCGCAATCGTTTGCTACTACTTTCTACTTACGATTCCTCACTTAAGTCTCTGAGCCAAAAGATTTTAGAACGCCCCCGCCTACTAGAGCGGATTCATCAATCTTTAAGGCTAGACAAATCATTTATGATATGCTATAATTCTTCGCGTTGGGAAGGTGAATTGTCTTTAAAATTAGGTGTACCACTGTATGCTGCTGCACCAAATTTACAGATTTGGGGGACAAAGAGTGGTAGTCGGCAAATTTTTAAAGAAGGTGGAGTACCCCATCCAGATGGCAGCGAAAAAATTTGGAATCATCAAGATTTGGCAGAGGCTACCGTTGATTTGTGGGAACGACAACCGACTTTACAACGGGTAGTAATAAAACTCAACGAAGGCATTTCTGGAGAAGGGAATGCATTGCTGGATCTCAGACCGATTGAAAATTTAGCACCAAGCAAAGGTACTCATGCCGAAAGGGTAACAGCAATTAGCGATCGCTTCTCAACAATGCGCTTTCAAGCAAAGCAAGAGACTTGGGAAAATTTTTCTGGAAGAATCCCGGAATTAGGGGCAATCACCGAAGCATTTGTCGAAGGGGAAATTAAGCGATCGCCCAGCGTCCAAGGACGGATTACACCTGCTGGTGAAGTGGAAATACTTTCAACCCACGACCAAATTCTGGGAGGCCCAGACGGTCAGATTTATCTTGGTTGTCGCTTTCCGGCTGATGAAAGATATCGATTGCAATTACAGCAATTGGGAATACAAGTTGGCAGAAAGCTAGCAGAGAAAGGCACTTTAGAGCGATTTGGTGTAGATTTTATCGCCGTTGATAAAGGTAACGGAGAGTGGGATATTCAGGCGATTGAAATTAACCTGCGTAAAGGCGGTACAACTCATCCATTCATGACCCTGAAATTATTAACCAACGGGCGCTATGACCTTTCCACAGGTTTATTTTATAGTCAACAAGGTCGTCCAAAATACTATATTGCCACTGATAATCTGCAAAAAGAGCGCTATCAGGGATTATTGCCTAATGATTTGATGGATGTCATCGCTCACCACAGACTGCACTTCGACAGTTGTACAGAAACGGGTACAGTGTTTCATCTCATGGGTTGTCTTTCGCAGTTTGGCAAATTGGGATTGACCAGCATCGGTGATTCCCCGCAACAAGCACAAGACATTTATAACAAAGTTGTCAAAGTTTTAGATGAAGAAACCCGCAGTGAAAATCATGATTTTTCGGCGTTTTCAGATTATTCCTTTCCCGTAGTTTGGGATGAATATAGTTAA